Proteins encoded within one genomic window of Phototrophicus methaneseepsis:
- a CDS encoding metallophosphoesterase family protein, producing the protein MRILVISDIHANLTAFETVLKDARGDWEYVWCLGDVVGYGPDPNECVELLKSMPHLCLAGNHDWAALGRLDIRTFNPDARRAVEWTQETLKPENVAYLEDLPVTFVIGEYTLVHASPREPVWEYILEPLVAALNFPHFETPFCFVGHTHQPVIYELVSDNGDTRERAPRYRQAHKLNGQRQIINPGSIGQPRDQNPDAAYGILDTETGVFEHRRIPYDIAATQKRMRQYGLPERLVNRLEHGW; encoded by the coding sequence ATGCGTATTCTTGTTATTTCTGATATTCATGCCAACCTGACCGCCTTCGAAACGGTGCTCAAAGACGCCAGGGGCGATTGGGAGTATGTGTGGTGCCTGGGGGATGTCGTCGGCTATGGGCCAGACCCGAATGAATGCGTTGAACTGCTTAAGTCGATGCCTCACCTGTGCCTCGCGGGCAACCATGACTGGGCTGCCCTGGGTCGGCTGGACATCCGCACGTTTAACCCGGATGCTCGCCGCGCGGTAGAATGGACCCAGGAGACATTAAAGCCGGAGAACGTCGCCTATCTGGAAGACCTCCCCGTGACCTTCGTCATTGGTGAATACACGCTTGTGCATGCCAGCCCGCGCGAACCAGTCTGGGAATATATCCTGGAGCCGCTGGTCGCCGCGCTGAACTTCCCGCATTTTGAGACGCCTTTCTGCTTTGTCGGCCATACGCACCAGCCCGTGATCTATGAACTCGTTAGCGATAATGGCGACACGCGCGAACGCGCCCCCCGTTATCGTCAGGCCCATAAGCTCAACGGCCAGCGCCAGATCATCAACCCGGGCAGCATCGGCCAACCGCGTGACCAGAACCCGGATGCCGCCTATGGCATCCTGGATACAGAAACGGGTGTCTTTGAACATCGTCGCATTCCCTATGACATCGCCGCCACGCAAAAACGCATGCGCCAGTACGGCCTGCCGGAGCGTCTGGTCAATCGCCTGGAACATGGCTGGTAA
- a CDS encoding nucleotidyltransferase domain-containing protein: protein MYAHHQESLERIARYFSDDPAVQALMLTGSIAHGFAKENSDVDIAIVVTDEDYAQRTAESRLTFYNPDLCTYEGGYADGKIVSVGFMQHVAESGSDPARFAFADAKIVFSKIDNLEQLLSEITRYPVEEKTNRIQRFYAQFEGWHWFTTEAHKHNNRYLLNTAVSKLVLFGGRMILAHNEQLYPYHKWFLRVLEHVPAKPENLMARIDTALQDPSQANINAFFDTVNEFRDWEKPPTGWPNQFLQDSEITWMHGESPIDDL, encoded by the coding sequence ATGTACGCACACCATCAAGAATCCTTAGAACGGATTGCACGCTATTTTTCGGATGATCCCGCTGTGCAGGCATTAATGCTCACGGGGTCTATTGCTCATGGGTTTGCAAAAGAAAACTCCGATGTCGATATTGCGATCGTCGTCACGGATGAGGATTATGCACAGCGCACCGCGGAATCTCGCCTGACGTTTTATAATCCCGATTTATGCACCTATGAAGGCGGCTACGCGGACGGCAAAATCGTCAGCGTCGGGTTTATGCAGCACGTGGCGGAATCCGGCAGCGATCCAGCACGCTTCGCCTTTGCGGATGCAAAGATTGTCTTCTCCAAAATTGATAACCTGGAGCAACTCCTCAGTGAGATCACCCGCTACCCTGTGGAAGAGAAAACGAATCGCATTCAGCGCTTTTATGCCCAGTTCGAAGGGTGGCATTGGTTTACGACAGAAGCCCATAAGCATAACAATCGCTACTTGCTGAACACGGCTGTTAGCAAATTGGTGCTCTTTGGCGGGCGCATGATCCTGGCACATAATGAGCAGCTTTATCCATATCATAAGTGGTTCCTGCGCGTGCTGGAACATGTGCCGGCGAAGCCAGAAAACCTGATGGCGCGCATTGATACAGCCCTGCAAGACCCTTCTCAGGCGAATATCAATGCATTCTTCGACACGGTGAATGAATTCCGTGACTGGGAAAAGCCGCCCACAGGCTGGCCGAATCAGTTCCTGCAAGATAGTGAAATCACGTGGATGCACGGGGAAAGCCCCATTGATGATCTTTAA
- the ppk1 gene encoding polyphosphate kinase 1, whose protein sequence is MRYIRYLWALADELGRLGDVINRIKRYFNKKITSICYNNAPSDRTREEASRMSTHDMLNEDSRTPHPPLPELTPETYINRELSLIDFQRRVLELAKDESIPLLERVKFLAIVGNNIDEFFMVRVPGYIQKVKLGIVRTRPDGIPPQTLMQMIHKEISDLIQQQRETMSRLFTLLKQENIAILSFSDLDADERRAVREYFKTEVFPILTPLAVDHARPFPFISNLSLNLGVHLERYSEENDEIETEFARIKVPVQDSLPRLVSLNQVLTRYGADPIDGHKFLWIEDIIIDSLDVLFPGMTIAEAFPFRVLRNSDIDYEMEQEDDEILDVAAIIEHGVRERRFGFVARVSVPNTISERMLTHLLNGLEVREETGVYLIDGHLGSANLFELAAVDRPDLKYPAYVPRYPDAFQPDGNIFESIRRQDILVHHPYDSFTPVEEFFKQAAHDPDVVAIKATLYRVGKNSPIVQQLMEARDNDKQVTVLVELKARFDEENNLEWARQMEAKGVHVLYGVEELPVKTHAKVSLVVRREGAGIRRYVHLGTGNYNASTARLYTDLGLLTCNPELADDASRLFNRLTGYGPETHYNRLLVAPEYLTNTLIALIDNEIEAARAGKDAGLVFKMNQLEEDVMIQKLYEASQAGVQIDLIVRGICCLRPGLPGISENIRLRSIVGRFLEHSRIYYFQNAPLEQQFLLGSADLMRRNLYNRVEVVFPIFDQRLREKLLRLLATSLRDNTNTWELRADGKYYRLQPDNATVNSQEIFTRRSFGLLMPNQDNE, encoded by the coding sequence ATGCGTTATATCCGGTATCTATGGGCGCTGGCGGATGAATTAGGCCGCCTGGGCGATGTGATAAACAGAATAAAGCGTTATTTTAACAAGAAGATTACATCGATATGCTACAATAACGCGCCAAGTGACAGGACGAGGGAAGAAGCAAGCCGCATGTCAACGCACGATATGTTGAATGAAGATAGCCGCACACCGCACCCGCCGCTGCCAGAGCTAACGCCGGAGACGTATATCAATCGTGAGCTGAGCTTGATTGACTTTCAACGTCGTGTGCTGGAACTGGCGAAGGATGAGAGCATCCCGCTTTTGGAGCGCGTTAAGTTCTTGGCTATTGTGGGCAATAATATCGACGAGTTCTTCATGGTGCGCGTACCAGGCTATATCCAGAAGGTCAAACTGGGGATTGTGCGTACCCGGCCTGATGGCATCCCCCCGCAGACGCTCATGCAGATGATTCACAAAGAAATCTCTGATTTGATCCAGCAGCAGCGCGAGACGATGAGCCGCCTCTTCACCCTGTTAAAGCAGGAAAATATCGCCATCCTCAGCTTTAGCGATCTGGATGCAGACGAGCGCCGCGCCGTCCGTGAATATTTTAAAACAGAAGTATTCCCTATTCTGACGCCGTTGGCCGTTGATCACGCGCGACCCTTCCCGTTTATTTCCAACCTCAGCCTAAACCTGGGCGTTCATCTGGAACGCTATTCAGAAGAGAATGATGAAATTGAGACGGAATTTGCGCGCATCAAGGTGCCTGTGCAGGATAGCTTACCGCGCCTGGTAAGCCTGAATCAGGTCCTGACCCGCTACGGCGCAGACCCCATCGACGGGCATAAGTTCCTGTGGATTGAAGATATTATCATCGACAGCCTGGATGTGCTCTTCCCCGGTATGACGATTGCGGAAGCCTTCCCGTTCCGTGTGCTGCGCAATAGTGATATTGATTACGAGATGGAACAGGAAGACGACGAAATCCTGGATGTGGCCGCTATCATCGAACATGGTGTGCGGGAACGTCGCTTTGGCTTTGTGGCACGGGTGAGCGTCCCCAATACAATCAGCGAGCGGATGCTGACACACTTGCTCAACGGCCTTGAAGTACGAGAAGAAACAGGCGTCTATCTCATTGATGGGCATCTGGGCAGCGCGAATTTATTTGAACTGGCTGCTGTTGATCGCCCTGACCTCAAGTATCCGGCTTATGTGCCACGTTACCCGGATGCCTTCCAGCCAGATGGCAATATCTTCGAGTCGATTCGCCGTCAGGATATCCTCGTTCATCATCCCTATGATTCATTTACGCCCGTTGAAGAATTCTTTAAGCAGGCGGCACACGACCCGGATGTGGTCGCTATCAAGGCGACGCTTTATCGCGTGGGTAAGAATTCGCCCATTGTGCAGCAGTTGATGGAAGCACGCGACAACGATAAGCAGGTGACGGTTCTCGTTGAACTGAAAGCGCGCTTTGACGAAGAGAATAACCTGGAATGGGCGCGCCAGATGGAAGCGAAGGGCGTCCATGTGCTCTATGGTGTGGAAGAACTACCCGTCAAGACCCATGCGAAAGTTTCCCTGGTCGTCCGGCGAGAAGGCGCAGGCATCCGCCGCTATGTGCACCTGGGCACAGGCAACTACAATGCTTCTACGGCGCGTCTCTATACGGACCTGGGCTTGCTCACCTGCAATCCTGAATTAGCTGATGATGCCAGCCGCCTCTTCAATCGCCTGACAGGTTATGGACCGGAGACGCATTACAACCGCCTGTTGGTCGCGCCGGAGTATTTAACCAATACGCTGATTGCCCTGATTGATAATGAGATCGAAGCGGCCAGAGCAGGCAAGGACGCGGGCCTCGTCTTTAAGATGAACCAGCTTGAAGAAGATGTCATGATCCAGAAGCTGTACGAGGCCTCTCAGGCAGGGGTACAGATTGATTTGATCGTACGGGGTATTTGCTGCTTGCGTCCAGGCTTGCCAGGGATCAGCGAAAATATCCGCCTCAGGAGCATTGTTGGGCGCTTTTTGGAGCACAGCCGCATTTACTACTTCCAGAATGCGCCGTTGGAGCAGCAATTTTTGCTGGGTAGTGCGGATCTGATGCGGCGTAATCTCTACAATCGCGTTGAGGTCGTTTTCCCTATCTTCGACCAGCGCCTGCGAGAAAAGCTTCTGCGTCTGTTGGCGACGAGCCTGCGCGATAATACCAATACCTGGGAACTGCGCGCCGATGGCAAGTATTATCGCTTACAGCCGGATAACGCTACTGTGAACTCTCAAGAGATCTTCACACGGCGCAGTTTTGGCTTATTGATGCCCAACCAGGACAACGAGTAA
- a CDS encoding complex I NDUFA9 subunit family protein, with protein sequence MTILVTGGAGFVGNNVIRKLVEQGKPVRAMVRHPEKAQKRLGNVSGDIEIVRGDVTDRHGIKAHFEGCSAVVHTVAISMEKGGATYEEVNYQGTINVVDAAREAGVPRFINVSQNGADSSLPYRFLASKGRAQEYVAATDLQWTAVRPSAIFGPQDEFFNTFARLLRLTPIVFPLIGGGKAEFQPVSIYDVAEAIARSLDDNKTIGQELALGGPEVLTLGAIERRIIKTLDTSRILVPAPVGLLRPVVAIMQNVLPGSPVSTSLLDLLAVPNTVPDNALMNVFLMDPIPFAGKHITYLREASAGQALTKFFTGKTIN encoded by the coding sequence ATGACGATATTGGTCACCGGTGGTGCTGGTTTCGTTGGTAACAACGTCATTCGTAAGCTTGTCGAGCAGGGTAAACCCGTGCGTGCCATGGTACGCCACCCAGAAAAAGCACAAAAACGCCTGGGCAATGTGAGCGGCGATATCGAGATTGTGCGGGGCGATGTCACGGATCGCCATGGCATCAAGGCACACTTTGAAGGCTGCTCTGCTGTGGTCCATACTGTTGCCATCAGCATGGAAAAAGGCGGGGCCACTTACGAAGAAGTCAACTATCAGGGCACAATCAACGTCGTTGATGCTGCGCGCGAAGCGGGAGTGCCGCGCTTTATCAACGTCAGTCAGAACGGCGCAGATAGTTCGCTGCCGTATCGCTTTTTGGCGAGTAAAGGCCGCGCACAGGAATACGTTGCCGCGACCGATTTACAATGGACAGCCGTACGGCCATCAGCCATCTTCGGCCCCCAGGATGAGTTCTTTAATACCTTCGCGCGTTTACTGCGCCTGACGCCGATTGTCTTCCCATTGATCGGCGGCGGCAAGGCTGAGTTCCAGCCTGTGAGCATCTATGATGTCGCAGAAGCGATTGCGCGTTCCCTGGACGACAACAAAACAATCGGCCAGGAACTCGCCTTAGGCGGGCCAGAAGTGCTGACGCTGGGCGCGATTGAGCGGCGCATCATCAAGACGCTGGATACATCGCGCATTCTGGTCCCCGCCCCTGTGGGCTTACTGCGCCCGGTCGTCGCGATCATGCAGAATGTGCTCCCCGGTTCGCCCGTCTCAACCAGCTTGCTGGACCTGCTCGCTGTGCCCAATACCGTCCCGGATAATGCCCTGATGAATGTGTTCCTTATGGATCCTATTCCCTTTGCAGGCAAGCACATCACCTACTTGCGCGAAGCCTCCGCAGGGCAAGCCCTGACGAAGTTCTTCACGGGCAAGACAATCAACTAA
- a CDS encoding MOSC domain-containing protein: MTQPTILSIQVGKPARHGPDTISDKPWESGIFKEQVSGSVWLDTLNLNGDGQHDLKNHGGPYRAVLAYAADHYPIWREELHRPELAYGSFGENLTVSSLTEATVCLGDIYAIGDVRVQVSQPRYPCWKLARRNGIKELTSLVEQRGWGGWYHRVLATGPVQAGDTYTLIERSYPDFTIATLNDIVSKRLVDADLCIAISQVEAMTPEWRERFARYAQASMAQKETGL, from the coding sequence ATGACGCAGCCAACGATATTATCCATACAAGTAGGAAAACCCGCTCGCCACGGTCCGGATACGATCTCTGATAAGCCCTGGGAATCCGGCATTTTTAAAGAACAGGTTTCTGGCTCGGTCTGGCTGGATACGCTGAACCTCAATGGCGACGGACAACACGACCTTAAAAACCACGGCGGCCCATATCGGGCTGTGCTCGCTTACGCCGCCGATCATTACCCTATCTGGAGAGAAGAACTCCATCGGCCAGAACTGGCTTATGGCAGTTTCGGCGAGAATCTCACGGTCAGCAGCCTGACGGAAGCGACCGTCTGCCTGGGCGATATTTATGCGATTGGCGATGTACGCGTGCAGGTTTCTCAGCCGCGTTACCCCTGCTGGAAGTTAGCCCGCCGCAATGGCATTAAAGAGCTGACGTCTCTTGTTGAACAACGGGGTTGGGGTGGCTGGTATCATCGCGTGCTGGCGACAGGTCCTGTACAGGCGGGCGATACCTATACGCTGATTGAACGTAGCTACCCAGATTTCACAATCGCCACGTTGAACGACATCGTATCTAAGCGCCTGGTTGATGCGGATCTCTGTATCGCCATCAGCCAGGTAGAGGCCATGACGCCGGAATGGCGCGAACGATTTGCCCGATACGCACAGGCGAGCATGGCACAAAAGGAGACAGGCTTATGA
- a CDS encoding cation:proton antiporter: MHTETILFEGALIIVLGIVAQWASWRLRLPSILFLLVTGILVGPITGILHINETMGELLFPFVSVSVAIILFEGGLSLRLKDLRGTEGVVRNLVTIGVLVTWAITGVAAYFLLGLNVAMSLLLGATLVVTGPTVIIPLLNQIRPSGRVSSILRWEGIIIDPVGAILALLVFEEIFVTNLQQGLALAAVTLVRTLLIGIIIGIITGNIIIELYRRYWVPDNLQNAGTLMFVIAAFALSNFLQAEAGLLTVTVMGIVMANQKRFNFQHVIEFKESLQVLLLGALFIMLSARMPRGALTQIASLETLLFVAIIIFIERPLAAFISTIGSDLTWRERLFIGWMAPRGIVAASVASIFALELVELEYPGAELLVPYTFAVIIGTVIVYSLSSGVVARRLGLSESNPQGLLIVGASEWVQQIALQIRSMGIRVLLTDTNQSNIDQASAHGLETYLGSVISEMALDEIDLSGLGRLVAMTPNSEVNALAAEHFENVFGHRNTYELPRPERDRRGGISPNIGGTPLFHSDTTYDYLQTQYMSGAQITTISANLFQNTADVLPLFVLTEDRELLIWTVDNPPRLLPTHKVIAFTNLHRLPEDFLDTQMPRSLPIPT; the protein is encoded by the coding sequence TTGCATACTGAGACGATCTTGTTTGAAGGCGCGTTAATTATTGTGTTAGGTATTGTCGCCCAGTGGGCATCCTGGCGACTGCGCCTACCTTCGATACTCTTCCTGCTTGTGACGGGTATTCTCGTCGGACCCATAACAGGAATCCTGCATATCAACGAAACGATGGGCGAGCTTCTCTTCCCATTTGTATCTGTTTCTGTTGCCATTATCTTGTTTGAAGGCGGGTTGAGCCTGCGCCTGAAGGACCTGCGCGGTACAGAAGGTGTGGTGCGTAACCTGGTCACAATTGGCGTCCTGGTGACGTGGGCCATTACGGGCGTCGCGGCCTATTTCTTGCTTGGCCTGAATGTGGCGATGTCGCTGCTGCTGGGCGCGACGCTGGTCGTCACAGGGCCAACGGTCATCATCCCACTCTTGAACCAGATACGCCCTTCTGGCCGTGTGAGTTCTATTCTACGGTGGGAAGGCATCATCATTGACCCAGTTGGCGCTATCCTGGCCCTGCTCGTCTTCGAAGAAATCTTCGTCACCAATTTACAGCAGGGGTTAGCGCTGGCAGCCGTGACGCTGGTTCGCACGCTCTTGATTGGCATCATCATCGGCATTATCACGGGCAATATCATCATCGAGCTGTACCGACGTTACTGGGTGCCGGATAACTTGCAAAACGCGGGAACACTCATGTTTGTCATTGCAGCCTTCGCCCTGAGTAACTTCCTACAGGCGGAAGCCGGTTTGCTGACGGTCACCGTGATGGGTATCGTCATGGCAAACCAGAAACGCTTTAACTTCCAGCATGTCATCGAGTTTAAAGAATCCCTGCAAGTGCTGTTATTGGGTGCCCTGTTCATCATGCTCTCTGCACGGATGCCACGCGGCGCACTCACACAGATTGCCAGCCTGGAGACCTTGCTCTTTGTGGCAATCATCATCTTCATTGAGCGGCCTCTGGCAGCTTTCATCTCGACAATAGGCAGCGACTTAACATGGCGAGAGCGTCTTTTTATCGGCTGGATGGCACCGCGTGGGATTGTGGCCGCTTCCGTGGCGTCTATCTTCGCCCTGGAACTGGTCGAGCTGGAATACCCCGGTGCTGAACTGTTGGTGCCGTATACATTTGCTGTCATCATTGGCACAGTCATCGTTTACAGCCTTTCCAGCGGGGTCGTCGCACGGCGCTTGGGCCTCTCGGAGAGTAACCCGCAGGGCTTGCTGATTGTAGGGGCCAGTGAATGGGTCCAGCAGATCGCGCTGCAAATCCGTTCAATGGGCATCCGCGTGCTGCTAACGGATACCAACCAATCCAATATAGATCAGGCAAGTGCCCATGGCCTCGAAACTTACCTGGGCAGCGTGATCTCTGAAATGGCACTGGATGAAATCGACCTGAGCGGATTAGGGCGGTTGGTAGCGATGACGCCCAACAGCGAAGTCAACGCGCTGGCAGCAGAGCACTTTGAAAACGTCTTCGGGCATCGCAACACCTATGAGTTACCCCGTCCAGAGCGCGACCGTCGCGGCGGCATCAGTCCTAATATCGGCGGCACGCCTCTGTTCCATTCGGATACCACCTATGACTATTTGCAAACACAGTACATGAGTGGGGCGCAGATCACGACGATTTCCGCCAACTTGTTCCAGAACACAGCCGATGTGCTGCCGCTTTTCGTGCTGACGGAAGATCGGGAACTGCTCATCTGGACGGTTGATAACCCGCCGCGCTTGCTGCCAACGCATAAAGTCATCGCCTTTACCAACCTGCACCGGCTGCCAGAAGATTTCCTGGATACACAAATGCCACGGAGTCTCCCTATACCCACATAG
- a CDS encoding VanW family protein, giving the protein MTTAPQSTMPPPYMETESDGLGAWLIRVPLLMFGGGLLLALLIFASVMAYQSYHSDRIYPGVRVGAVTVGGLSPSEAQAALDAAFPYAEETVFTFRDGERAWQMSAADLGVALDAEATVSQAFAIGHHQNPVNDLAQAANAWFNGVSISPIIIYDQSVAQAKLAAISAEIDQGVQMPSLAINGTEVLVNEGQTGRVMDVPATLANLEAYLTSLQTGAEIDLVIREAAVDAAHLQEAAEKIRIALSGPVILTATDEAGNALGPWTASVEQIASLLHVEQVIEADGTSSYVVDIDMNAFESSVGSLAPGLIAAPHDGRFHFDPVSRQLEVIQRSTSGRELNVAQTLTRLQEAVFDADYRVVPVAFDYTLPRFHNQITAAELGITELVSESTSYFMGSSQNRRTNIAVAASRLDGVVIAPGEEFSFNALVGEIAEENSFVEGKVIFGGRTTSGVGGGVCQVSTTVFRAAFTGGFAITERNSHGYRVGYYELNGQPPGLDAAIWQPERDFKFQNNTPYHILIETSIFPDQDALQFRFYSTPYFRVEVDDAIVKNIEPAKPTLYEANNDLQPGQAVQVDYAAEGADVTVYRRVYTLDGELMMDDYAYTHYLPWAAIYEVAPGDSRLNSS; this is encoded by the coding sequence ATGACCACCGCGCCCCAATCGACAATGCCACCGCCTTATATGGAAACAGAATCCGATGGCCTGGGAGCCTGGCTAATCCGCGTGCCGCTGCTGATGTTCGGCGGTGGGCTGCTGCTGGCTCTGTTGATCTTCGCAAGTGTGATGGCCTACCAGTCTTATCACAGTGACCGCATCTACCCTGGCGTGCGCGTCGGCGCGGTGACTGTGGGCGGCCTGTCGCCATCAGAAGCGCAAGCTGCATTGGATGCCGCTTTCCCCTATGCTGAGGAAACTGTCTTCACATTCCGCGATGGTGAGCGCGCCTGGCAGATGAGCGCTGCTGACCTGGGCGTCGCGCTGGATGCAGAGGCGACAGTCTCGCAGGCTTTCGCCATTGGGCACCATCAGAATCCGGTTAATGATCTGGCACAGGCGGCCAATGCATGGTTCAACGGGGTCAGCATCTCACCGATCATCATCTATGACCAGAGCGTGGCACAGGCCAAGCTCGCCGCCATCAGCGCGGAGATTGACCAGGGCGTGCAGATGCCTTCTCTGGCGATTAATGGGACAGAGGTGCTCGTTAATGAGGGCCAGACCGGGCGCGTGATGGATGTCCCGGCCACGCTGGCGAACCTGGAAGCCTACTTAACGTCCCTGCAAACAGGCGCGGAAATTGATCTTGTCATCCGAGAAGCGGCAGTCGATGCAGCTCACCTGCAAGAAGCCGCCGAAAAGATCCGCATCGCCTTGAGTGGCCCCGTCATCCTGACGGCCACAGATGAAGCGGGGAACGCGCTCGGCCCCTGGACGGCCAGCGTCGAGCAGATTGCCTCCCTGCTGCATGTCGAGCAGGTTATCGAGGCCGATGGCACCTCCAGCTACGTGGTTGATATTGATATGAATGCGTTTGAATCATCGGTGGGATCGTTGGCACCGGGGTTAATCGCCGCGCCGCATGATGGACGCTTTCATTTTGATCCGGTGTCGCGCCAGTTGGAAGTCATCCAGCGCTCGACTAGTGGGCGCGAACTGAACGTCGCACAGACGTTGACACGCTTGCAAGAAGCCGTCTTTGATGCGGATTACCGCGTGGTACCCGTGGCGTTTGATTACACTCTGCCGCGCTTCCACAATCAGATCACAGCGGCGGAACTGGGCATTACGGAATTGGTCTCTGAGAGCACGTCATACTTTATGGGCAGCAGCCAAAACCGCCGGACGAATATCGCTGTCGCCGCCAGTCGGCTTGATGGCGTCGTCATCGCACCGGGCGAAGAATTCTCCTTTAACGCCCTGGTAGGCGAAATCGCAGAAGAAAACAGCTTCGTTGAAGGCAAGGTTATCTTCGGCGGGCGGACGACTTCCGGCGTCGGTGGTGGCGTCTGCCAGGTGAGCACAACCGTCTTCCGGGCTGCGTTCACAGGTGGATTTGCCATCACGGAGCGCAACTCACATGGTTATCGCGTGGGATATTACGAGCTAAATGGTCAGCCGCCAGGGTTGGATGCAGCTATCTGGCAGCCAGAGCGAGACTTTAAATTCCAGAACAACACGCCTTATCACATCTTGATCGAAACATCGATCTTCCCGGACCAGGACGCGCTGCAATTCCGGTTTTATAGCACGCCGTACTTCCGTGTCGAAGTCGATGATGCCATTGTGAAGAATATTGAACCCGCTAAGCCCACGCTCTATGAAGCGAACAACGATTTGCAGCCAGGGCAGGCTGTCCAGGTCGATTATGCGGCTGAAGGTGCGGACGTGACGGTGTATCGGCGTGTGTATACGCTGGATGGCGAACTGATGATGGACGATTACGCCTATACACATTATCTGCCATGGGCCGCCATCTATGAAGTGGCACCCGGTGACAGCCGCCTGAACAGTTCATAG
- a CDS encoding metal-dependent transcriptional regulator has product MNDELSTKMRAYLAEIYNLADSEADANGYISTSTVADILNVSAPAVNRMVNRLKELGMLLHEPYQGIKLTPDGEREALKQLRSQRITESFLVKVMGFQWDDIHEDAQQISSAAGETILTRMAEMAGNPTHSPHGEPIPSLEGTLPATNDKPLSSTEAGDTVIVTRLRTREADRLNYIAALGLIPGVQFDVLHIAPFSGPMQLKVGDEYRIIGHNLAELIYVRS; this is encoded by the coding sequence ATGAACGACGAACTCAGCACCAAGATGCGTGCCTATCTGGCGGAAATTTATAACCTGGCAGATAGCGAAGCAGACGCCAATGGCTACATCAGCACATCCACAGTCGCAGACATCCTCAACGTCAGCGCCCCGGCTGTGAACCGCATGGTTAACCGCCTCAAAGAATTGGGGATGCTGCTGCATGAACCTTATCAGGGCATTAAACTGACGCCAGATGGCGAGCGCGAAGCCTTAAAGCAGCTCCGCAGCCAGCGCATTACGGAATCATTCCTGGTGAAGGTGATGGGTTTTCAGTGGGATGATATTCACGAAGACGCTCAGCAGATCAGCAGTGCCGCAGGTGAGACGATCCTGACGCGCATGGCTGAGATGGCAGGCAATCCGACGCACTCACCCCATGGTGAGCCTATCCCCAGCCTTGAAGGTACGCTCCCGGCAACCAACGATAAACCGCTATCCAGCACAGAAGCGGGGGATACGGTCATCGTTACACGCCTGCGCACGCGCGAAGCAGATCGTCTGAACTATATTGCGGCACTGGGCCTGATCCCTGGCGTGCAATTTGACGTGCTGCATATCGCGCCTTTCAGCGGGCCAATGCAGCTTAAAGTTGGCGATGAGTACCGCATCATCGGGCATAACCTAGCGGAACTCATCTATGTGCGTTCGTAA
- a CDS encoding Rdx family protein → MSTPLDEKKYTVTVEYCAPCDYSEQALTVVGELTRDYQHLIDKLTLIMGSKGIFDIKVDGQMVFSKADEKRFPAEGEILTLFENAVGKKIEKYQR, encoded by the coding sequence ATGAGCACCCCACTTGATGAGAAGAAGTACACTGTCACCGTCGAATATTGCGCGCCCTGCGATTACAGCGAGCAAGCCTTAACAGTCGTTGGGGAATTAACGCGCGACTATCAACACTTGATTGACAAGCTGACGCTCATTATGGGCAGCAAAGGCATCTTTGATATCAAGGTTGATGGTCAGATGGTCTTCTCAAAAGCAGATGAGAAGCGCTTCCCGGCAGAAGGCGAAATCCTCACATTGTTTGAAAATGCCGTTGGCAAGAAGATTGAAAAATATCAGCGCTAA